The following are encoded together in the Kingella negevensis genome:
- a CDS encoding phosphoribosylanthranilate isomerase, with amino-acid sequence MTKVKICGLKTAEAVQAAVSAGADYIGFVFAPSKRQISFQAACELGKLIPDSVQKVGVFVSPTQPEILQAIQAANLDLVQIHGDFDERLLANLPVPSIRAIRVSQDLAAVNSAADFVLFDAPVAGSGKTFDWQKLDTTAFRLPFFIAGGLTADNVQDAIARFQPYAVDVSSSVETDGVKDVAKIQAFIEKVKNGI; translated from the coding sequence TTGACAAAAGTTAAGATTTGCGGCTTGAAAACAGCAGAAGCGGTTCAGGCTGCGGTATCGGCTGGCGCGGACTATATTGGCTTTGTGTTTGCGCCGAGCAAGCGGCAAATCAGTTTTCAGGCTGCGTGTGAATTGGGCAAACTCATCCCCGATTCTGTGCAAAAAGTGGGTGTGTTTGTATCGCCCACGCAGCCTGAAATCTTGCAAGCGATTCAGGCTGCGAATTTGGATTTGGTGCAAATTCACGGCGATTTTGATGAACGTTTGTTGGCGAATTTGCCTGTGCCGAGCATTCGCGCGATTCGGGTTTCACAAGATTTGGCGGCGGTAAACAGCGCGGCAGATTTTGTGCTGTTTGATGCGCCTGTGGCTGGCAGCGGCAAGACGTTTGACTGGCAAAAATTGGATACGACTGCTTTCAGGCTGCCTTTTTTCATCGCTGGCGGTTTAACGGCAGATAATGTGCAAGACGCGATTGCGCGGTTTCAACCGTATGCGGTGGACGTTTCCAGCAGCGTGGAAACCGATGGCGTGAAAGATGTCGCTAAAATTCAAGCATTTATAGAAAAGGTAAAAAATGGAATATAA
- the trpC gene encoding indole-3-glycerol phosphate synthase TrpC produces the protein MTQAFLPKILLQKEAEVAQMKMENLGSLRETYSFYEHLKTHANQLQIIAEVKKASPSLGNINLDVDIVAQAKDYEANGAAMISVLTDEVFFKGHLDYLREISAQVKIPTLAKDFIIDEKQIVRSRNAGATVILLIVAALPENRLKELFEYAKALGLEVLMETHSPEELAIAHRVGAKIIGVNNRNLVTFETDIQTSLKMAHFFQPDTVYISESAIFTGQDAAWIVPYFNGILVGTALMKADDVAAKIKELQIDKS, from the coding sequence ATGACACAAGCCTTTTTACCGAAAATTTTATTGCAAAAAGAAGCCGAAGTCGCCCAAATGAAAATGGAAAATTTGGGCAGCCTGCGCGAAACCTATTCATTTTACGAACACCTGAAAACGCACGCCAATCAGTTGCAAATCATCGCCGAAGTGAAAAAAGCCAGTCCCAGCTTGGGCAACATCAATTTAGATGTGGACATTGTCGCGCAAGCCAAAGATTACGAAGCCAACGGTGCGGCGATGATTTCCGTTTTAACAGACGAAGTGTTTTTTAAAGGACATTTGGATTACCTGCGCGAGATTTCCGCGCAAGTGAAAATCCCCACGCTCGCCAAAGATTTCATCATTGATGAAAAACAAATTGTGCGTTCACGCAATGCAGGCGCGACTGTGATTTTGCTGATTGTTGCCGCGCTGCCTGAAAACCGTTTGAAAGAATTGTTTGAATACGCCAAAGCCTTGGGTTTGGAAGTGTTGATGGAAACACACAGCCCCGAAGAATTGGCGATTGCGCACCGCGTTGGCGCGAAGATTATTGGCGTGAATAACCGCAATTTGGTTACTTTTGAAACCGATATTCAAACCAGCCTGAAAATGGCGCATTTCTTTCAGCCAGACACGGTTTACATTTCCGAATCCGCGATTTTCACAGGGCAAGACGCAGCATGGATTGTCCCATATTTCAACGGAATTTTAGTCGGCACAGCATTGATGAAAGCCGATGACGTGGCGGCGAAAATAAAGGAATTGCAAATTGACAAAAGTTAA
- a CDS encoding aminodeoxychorismate/anthranilate synthase component II gives MILLVDNYDSFTYNLAQYLGTFTEVRVLRNDDEQLYAAAEQADGLVFSPGPGWPADAGKMEAMIRDFAGKKPILGICLGHQAIAETFGGKLGLAKNVMHGKQSDMRLETPSPIFADVPVVVPIMRYHSIVISEMPAHFDVTATTTDDHEIMAIQHKTLPIYGLQYHPESIGTPDGMKMIENFVKVVQR, from the coding sequence ATGATTTTGCTCGTTGATAACTACGATTCGTTCACCTACAACTTGGCGCAATATTTAGGCACGTTCACCGAAGTGCGCGTGTTGCGAAACGATGACGAACAGCTTTATGCCGCCGCCGAACAAGCAGACGGTTTGGTGTTTTCGCCAGGCCCAGGTTGGCCAGCAGACGCGGGCAAAATGGAAGCCATGATTCGTGATTTTGCAGGCAAAAAGCCGATTTTGGGCATTTGCTTGGGGCATCAAGCGATTGCCGAAACATTCGGCGGCAAATTGGGTTTGGCGAAAAACGTCATGCACGGCAAACAAAGCGATATGCGTTTGGAAACCCCGTCCCCCATTTTTGCTGACGTGCCTGTGGTTGTGCCGATTATGCGTTATCACTCGATTGTGATTAGCGAAATGCCTGCGCATTTTGACGTAACCGCCACCACCACAGACGACCATGAAATCATGGCAATCCAACACAAAACCTTGCCAATCTACGGTTTGCAATATCACCCCGAAAGCATTGGCACGCCAGACGGCATGAAAATGATTGAAAACTTTGTGAAAGTGGTGCAACGATGA
- the trpE gene encoding anthranilate synthase component I — protein sequence MQAILNADILTPMVAYMRVAGTHKIILESIPREKENARFSIIAYNPVYEVKFANGQLTINGDPVEADPLDYLNQLTVKNCPTDLPFSGGAIGFVGYDMIGLYEDIGTIPADTIGTPDMHFFVYESYLIFDHKKEKVFVVEDNLYSQRSEADMQTALDTTLRSLKTQAENEFKPQELHALNFKSHVEQSHFEDMVAQAQKLIREGDMFQCVLSQRFSSEFVGEPLDYYRNLRVTNPSNYLYFYDFGDYQIIGASPESLVSLKDGIVITNPIAGTRPRGKDETEDKHNATELANNTKETAEHRMLVDLGRNDIGKIAEVGSVRVSKYMEVEYFRYVMHLTSVVKGKLLPQLTGMDALKSTLPAGTVSGAPKIRAMKRIYELEQEKRGIYSGAIGYLSASGDMDFAITIRTMVLKNGRAYVQAGAGIVYDSVPASEYQETVNKAKAMTKIGEAL from the coding sequence ATGCAAGCCATCTTAAACGCCGACATTCTCACGCCCATGGTTGCCTATATGCGCGTGGCAGGCACACACAAAATTATTTTGGAAAGTATCCCACGCGAAAAAGAAAACGCACGGTTTTCTATTATCGCGTACAACCCCGTTTACGAAGTGAAATTCGCCAACGGACAACTCACCATAAACGGCGACCCCGTTGAAGCCGACCCATTAGACTATCTCAACCAGCTCACTGTCAAAAATTGCCCGACCGATTTACCCTTTTCGGGCGGCGCAATCGGCTTTGTCGGCTACGACATGATAGGTTTATACGAAGACATCGGCACAATTCCAGCCGATACCATCGGCACGCCCGATATGCACTTTTTCGTTTACGAATCCTATCTAATTTTTGACCACAAAAAAGAAAAAGTGTTTGTGGTAGAAGACAATTTATACAGTCAACGCAGCGAAGCCGACATGCAAACCGCGTTAGACACCACATTACGCAGCCTGAAAACCCAAGCCGAAAACGAATTTAAACCGCAAGAATTGCACGCGCTCAACTTCAAATCACACGTAGAACAAAGCCATTTTGAAGACATGGTTGCCCAAGCCCAAAAACTGATACGCGAAGGCGATATGTTCCAATGCGTGTTAAGCCAACGTTTTTCTAGCGAATTTGTCGGCGAACCGTTGGATTATTACCGCAATTTGCGCGTAACCAATCCGTCCAACTATCTCTATTTCTACGATTTCGGCGACTACCAAATCATCGGCGCAAGCCCAGAAAGTCTCGTTTCGCTGAAAGACGGCATAGTTATTACCAACCCAATCGCAGGCACACGCCCACGCGGCAAAGACGAAACCGAAGACAAACACAACGCAACCGAGTTGGCAAACAACACCAAAGAAACCGCCGAACACCGTATGCTAGTAGATTTAGGGCGCAACGACATCGGCAAAATCGCCGAAGTTGGCAGCGTACGCGTCAGCAAATACATGGAAGTGGAATACTTCCGCTATGTGATGCACTTGACCAGCGTGGTAAAAGGCAAATTGCTGCCGCAACTCACAGGCATGGACGCGCTCAAATCCACATTGCCAGCAGGCACGGTTTCAGGTGCACCCAAAATCCGCGCCATGAAACGCATTTACGAACTGGAGCAAGAAAAACGTGGCATTTATTCAGGTGCGATTGGCTATTTGTCCGCCAGTGGCGACATGGATTTTGCGATTACCATTCGCACCATGGTGTTGAAAAACGGCAGAGCGTATGTGCAAGCAGGTGCAGGCATTGTGTACGACAGCGTCCCAGCCAGCGAATACCAAGAAACCGTAAACAAAGCCAAAGCCATGACCAAAATAGGAGAAGCATTATGA
- the tatC gene encoding twin-arginine translocase subunit TatC: MTLPDENAQPLIEHLLELRRRLVWILLGIALCFVAIVPFAQQLYAFVAKPLMMVLPANTSMIATDVVAPFFVPIKVALMAAFLVSLPHSLYQVWAFVAPALYQNEKRLIAPLILSSVMLFAVGMAFCYFLVFPLVFKFFAGMTPLGVSMATDIDKYLSFVLGMFVAFGVTFEIPVIVVLLYRMGVISFAQLTAARPYVIVASFVIAAVVTPPDVLSQVMLAVPMLLLYEAGLLVCRMVRPRNSTE, encoded by the coding sequence ATGACTTTACCTGATGAAAACGCGCAGCCGTTGATTGAGCATTTGCTGGAATTGCGCCGCCGTTTGGTGTGGATTTTGTTGGGGATTGCGCTGTGTTTTGTGGCGATTGTGCCATTTGCGCAGCAGCTTTATGCGTTTGTGGCAAAACCGTTGATGATGGTGCTGCCTGCCAACACAAGCATGATTGCAACTGATGTGGTTGCGCCGTTTTTTGTGCCGATTAAGGTGGCGTTGATGGCGGCGTTTTTGGTGTCGTTGCCGCATTCGTTGTATCAAGTTTGGGCGTTTGTTGCGCCTGCGTTATACCAAAACGAAAAGCGTTTGATTGCGCCGTTGATTTTGTCTAGCGTGATGTTGTTTGCGGTGGGCATGGCGTTTTGCTACTTTTTGGTATTTCCGTTGGTGTTCAAATTTTTCGCTGGCATGACGCCGCTTGGCGTGAGCATGGCAACCGATATTGATAAATATTTGTCGTTTGTGCTGGGCATGTTTGTGGCGTTTGGCGTAACGTTTGAAATCCCTGTGATTGTGGTTTTGCTGTATCGCATGGGCGTGATTTCGTTTGCGCAATTGACGGCAGCGCGTCCTTATGTGATAGTAGCTTCCTTTGTGATTGCGGCTGTGGTTACGCCGCCTGATGTTTTGTCGCAAGTGATGTTGGCTGTGCCGATGTTGCTGCTTTATGAAGCTGGATTGTTGGTGTGCCGAATGGTTCGCCCACGCAATTCAACAGAATAA
- the tatB gene encoding Sec-independent protein translocase protein TatB has product MFDLSFGEMMVAGAVALVVLGPERLPVVARKTGEWVGKIQRMAANVKSELAAQAEAANLNQVKAELEQAATDIQQDLRSFANQVENEAREVAEQSKPAWERLPEQKTPADFGIETDDQGFPIIPVSGSLKNAEPVWQTKSLHKQAMTRKRDMRPRHRVAPKLRSKK; this is encoded by the coding sequence TGGCTGGCGCGGTGGCTTTGGTGGTGCTAGGTCCTGAACGCTTGCCTGTAGTCGCACGAAAAACAGGCGAATGGGTGGGCAAAATCCAGCGCATGGCTGCTAACGTGAAAAGCGAATTGGCGGCGCAAGCAGAAGCGGCAAACTTGAATCAGGTAAAAGCGGAATTGGAACAGGCAGCAACGGATATTCAGCAAGACTTGCGCTCTTTTGCCAACCAGGTGGAAAACGAAGCGCGTGAAGTGGCGGAGCAATCCAAACCAGCATGGGAACGTTTGCCTGAACAAAAAACGCCTGCGGATTTTGGCATTGAAACAGACGACCAAGGTTTCCCGATTATCCCTGTTTCAGGCAGCCTGAAAAACGCTGAACCTGTTTGGCAAACGAAATCTTTGCATAAACAGGCGATGACGCGCAAACGGGATATGCGTCCGCGCCATCGGGTTGCGCCGAAATTGAGGAGCAAAAAATGA